One stretch of Prunus persica cultivar Lovell chromosome G1, Prunus_persica_NCBIv2, whole genome shotgun sequence DNA includes these proteins:
- the LOC18788926 gene encoding oxysterol-binding protein-related protein 1D, with protein MNPLCCIAPVSIDRDRASPVAAKQSSQCQLGPEAPIRNVSYGSKPSYSAQVSSAGTESDRASVTAGHEVEDTISEARDSKVFGINGGVSGNVAGILYKWVNYGKGWRSRWFVLEDGVLSYYKVHGPDKILMSPVREKGLRVIGEDSLRYMKKANWSNSRLGAPARPCKPFGVVHLKVSSIRASKSDDKRLSIFTGTKTLHLRCVSREGRAAWIEALLGAKDLFPRVLTSHDLVPSEDIVVSTEKLRLRLAQEGVGEPVIKDCESIMLLEVSELQNQLKTLQSKHVMLLDTLRQLETEKIELETTVVDETKERESYCGQGNRRFSDFYSVLSEGSASDSDADNESQDGADVETDEDEGTYFDTHDMLSSDALRSASYRSREDTLRSASHRSREGLGNGCLYDRDSFFSDRLHGVEEMRTVKYPYVKRRDNFPEPKEKEKPVGLWSIIKDNIGKDLSGVCLPVYFNEPLSSLQKCFEDLEYSNLVDRALEWGKQGNDLMRILNVAAFAVSGYASTEGRQCKPFNPLLGETYEADYPDKGLRFFSEKVSHHPMVVACHCEGRGWKFWADSNLKGKFWGRSIQLDPVGVLSLQFEDGETFQWSKVTTSIYNIILGKIYCDHYGTMRISGSGNYSCKLKFKEQSIIDRNPHQVHGFVQDNRTGEKVAMLVGKWDEAMYYVLGDPTTKQKGYDPMTEAVLLWERDNYATKTRYNLSPFAISLNELTPGLLEKLPPTDSRLRPDQRHLENGEYELANAEKLRLEQLQRQARKLQERGWQPRWFRKDEDGCYSYAGGYWETREKKNWEGIPDIFGQTSDLPSCSGEE; from the exons ATGAACCCGCTGTGCTGCATTGCGCCGGTGTCGATCGATCGGGACCGGGCCAGTCCGGTCGCGGCGAAGCAGTCAAGTCAGTGCCAGTTGGGGCCCGAGGCTCCGATCCGAAACGTGAGTTACGGCTCGAAGCCGAGCTACTCGGCTCAGGTCTCGTCGGCCGGGACCGAATCGGATAGGGCTTCCGTTACTGCGGGACACGAGGTTGAAGATACGATCAGCGAAGCTAGGGATTCGAAGGTGTTTGGTATCAATGGAGGCGTCAGTGGCAACGTGGCTGGGATTTTGTACAAGTGGGTGAACTACGGGAAGGGATGGAGGTCGAGGTGGTTTGTGCTCGAAGACGGTGTGCTTTCGTACTACAAGGTTCACGGACCGGACAAGATTTTGATGAGCCCGGTCCGGGAGAAAGGCTTGAGGGTGATCGGAGAAGACTCGTTGAGGTATATGAAGAAGGCTAATTGGAGTAATAGTCGGCTTGGCGCGCCGGCGAGGCCGTGCAAGCCTTTCGGCGTAGTCCATTTGAAG GTCTCTTCAATTCGTGCCAGCAAGTCAGATGATAAAAGGCTTTCCATATTCACAGGAACTAAAACTCTTCACTTGCGTTGTGTATCTAGAGAGGGCAGAGCTGCATGGATTGAGGCACTGCTGGGTGCTAAAGATCTTTTCCCTAGAGTTTTGACAAGCCATGATTTAGTACCTTCAGAAGATATAGTTGTTTCAACAGAGAAGCTAAGATTAAGATTAGCACAGGAGGGTGTTGGTGAGCCGGTGATCAAAGACTGCGAGTCAATTATGCTCTTAGAAGTCTCCGAGCTGCAAAATCAGTTGAAGACTCTTCAGAGTAAACATGTGATGTTGTTAGACACTTTGAGACAATTGGAG aCGGAGAAAATAGAGCTGGAAACTACAGTAGTAGATGAAACAAAGGAGCGTGAGTCCTACTGCGGACAGGGGAATAGGAGATTTAGTG ATTTCTACTCCGTCTTATCAGAGGGAAGTGCAAGTGACTCTGACGCAGATAATGAAAGTCAAGATGGAGCAGATGTTGAAacagatgaagatgaaggaaCATATTTTGATACGCATGATATGTTGTCTTCAGATGCTTTAAGGAGTGCTTCCTATCGGAGTAGGGAAG ATACTCTAAGAAGTGCTTCCCATCGGAGTAGGGAAGGTTTGGGCAATGGTTGTTTATATGATAGAGATTCCTTCTTTTCTGATCGATTGCATGGAGTTGAGGAGATGCGGACAGTTAAATATCCATATGTGAAAAGGAGGGATAATTTTCCAGAACcaaaggagaaagagaaaccTGTTGGCTTGTGGTCAATTATCAAGGATAATATTGGGAAGGACTTGTCTGGAGTCTGTCTTCCTGTTTATTTTAATGAACCCCTCTCTTCGTTACAAAAGTGCTTCGAAGATCTGGAGTATTCGAACTTGGTTGATCGAGCATTGGAATGGGGAAAGCAG GGGAATGATTTAATGAGAATTCTAAACGTTGCAGCTTTTGCTGTTTCTGGCTATGCATCAACAGAAGGTCGGCAGTGCAAACCCTTTAATCCTCTTCTTGGGGAGACCTATGAAGCTGACTATCCAGATAAAGGACTTCGTTTTTTCTCTGAAAAG GTGAGTCACCACCCAATGGTTGTTGCTTGTCACTGTGAAGGCAGAGGTTGGAAATTCTGGGCAGACTCCAATCTCAAGGGCAAGTTTTGGGGGCGTTCTATTCAGCTTGATCCTGTGGGTGTCCTTTCCTTGCAGTTTGAGGACGGGGAGACTTTTCAGTGGAGCAAGGTCACTACTTCTATATACAATATCATACTAGGAAAAATTTATTGTGACCACTATGGCACCATGCGCATCAGTGGAAGTGGCAATTACTCCTGCAAGCTAAAGTTCAAGGAGCAGTCTATCATAGACCGAAATCCACATCAG GTTCATGGATTTGTTCAAGACAACAGAACTGGAGAGAAAGTAGCAATGTTGGTGGGCAAGTGGGACGAGGCAATGTACTATGTGCTGGGAGATCCaactacaaaacaaaagggttATGATCCAATGACAGAGGCCGTGCTGCTGTGGGAAAGAGATAACTATGCAACCAAGACAAGATACAATCTCTCTCCTTTTGCAATATCTCTGAATGAATTAACACCTGGCTTATTGGAGAAATTACCTCCAACAGACTCAAGGCTAAGGCCAGATCAAAGACATTTGGAGAACGGTGAATATGAATTGGCAAATGCAGAGAAACTAAGACTAGAACAGCTACAAAGACAG GCGAGGAAGTTGCAAGAGAGAGGTTGGCAGCCAAGATGGTTTCGAAAAGACGAGGATGGTTGTTATAGTTATGCAGGTGGGTATTGGGAAActagggagaagaagaattggGAAGGAATTCCTGATATTTTTGGCCAGACTAGTGATTTGCCCTCATGTTCTGGGGAAGAGTAA
- the LOC18791661 gene encoding protein SDA1 homolog: MNFHRTITGMSPEPLSASGSEKLSLPSLQSKMKCDPEGYESELHLIYNQFKSSLELFKQQADLGFKSVSGIRNDPAVAKDLGDRAMFLAHVTPFYPTHLAHFPAQLAEFIRSSAGTLPSGLCLHVTQALILLMNRKMVDMGDNLALFMELQTFGNKALRKLAYSHVVHSIKRMNQKHKNEVKNRALQNVLFEMLRQEDETKAKRVLITLRELHQRKVWFDERTANAICTACFHPSSRIMIACLSFLLDYEKFEDDDSDASSSEDEAPHTPQIVLNRESIYKAHHQGTIASKKKKKAKLQRAMRSMKKQQRLSSEKSNSNYHTPLNHLKDPQGFAEKLFSRLQTCNERFEVKMMMLKVIARTIGLHRLILLNFYPFLQKYIQPHQRDVTSLLAAAVQACHDMVPPDAIQPLFKQLVNQFVHDRSRPEAIAVGLNVTRELCLRIPLLMTEDLLQDLALYKKSHEKAVSIAARSLIGLFREICPSLLIKKDRGRPTNPKARPKAYGEVNVLSNVPGVELLEEDDGNEDGDDADEASLSGTDDDLDHDEMVASSDDEDNQIANSDSGSEEDSVVAEDVDSDGSIDDNDSDVSGDEDDEEDEDDEDEEDEENESNNNDAKDSGTGVKDNKAKKRKVADFDKQLTDADASLRALKRLAKENMEPISLDSTDGFLSNEDFQRIKELKAKKDARFALTQHGLLKKGADSKSPAFKIPNSDELSIKRVDPAKLEVHVKKRMSKEERLALVRAGREDRGKYQARAAIKQKKTGGMSNRQKEHKKPMPLAAKRAKVAKSRIDKKKKQQRAGKQFRGKKAWK; this comes from the exons ATGAATTTTCACCGCACGATCACTGGCATGTCGCCGGAGCCACTCTCAGCCTCAGGTTCCGAGAAGCTGAGCTTGCCTTCGCTTCAGTCGAAGATGAAGTGCGATCCGGAGGGGTACGAGTCGGAGCTTCACCTGATCTATAATCAATTCAAGTCGTCGTTGGAGCTCTTCAAGCAACAAGCTGATCTTGGGTTCAAGTCGGTTAGCGGCATTAGGAATGACCCGGCCGTGGCTAAGGACCTTGGCGATCGGGCCATGTTCTTGGCTCACGTCACCCCATTTTACCCGACCCATCTGGCCCATTTCCCCGCTCAGCTCGCCGAATTTATCCGCTCCTCCGCCGGAACACTTCCGTCGGGGCTCTGCTTGCACGTCACCCAAGCTCTCATTCTTCTCATGAATCGAAAG ATGGTGGATATGGGAGACAATCTAGCTTTGTTCATGGAGCTGCAGACTTTTGGCAATAAGGCATTGAGAAAGCTGGCATATTCTCATGTGGTTCATAGCATTAAGAGAATGAATCAGAAACATAAGAATGAAGTGAAGAATCGGGCGCTTCAGAATGTCTTGTTTGAGATGCTTCGG CAAGAGGATGAAACAAAAGCGAAGAGGGTGCTTATCACGCTACGAGAGCTTCACCAGAGAAAGGTGTGGTTCGATGAAAGAACAGCCAATGCGATTTGTACTGCATGCTTTCATCCATCGTCAAG GATAATGATTGCTTGCCTCTCATTTCTGCTGGATTACGAGAAGTTTGAAGATGATGATAGTGATGCATCAAGTAGCGAAGATGAAGCTCCTCACACACCTCAAATAGTCCTTAATAGAGAGTCTATTTATAAG GCACACCATCAAGGTACAATTGctagcaagaagaaaaagaaagcaaaactaCAGCGTGCCATGCGTAGTATGAAAAAACAGCAACGCCTGTCATCAGAAAAAAGTAATTCAAATTATCATACGCCACTTAATCATTTGAAAGATCCACAG GGATTTGCTGAGAAGCTATTCTCCCGCCTTCAAACCTGCAATGAACGATTTGAG GTCAAGATGATGATGTTGAAAGTAATTGCTCGCACGATTGGGCTTCACCGCTTGATTTTGCTGAATTTTTATCCTTTCCTTCAGAAATATATTCAG CCTCACCAACGCGATGTCACAAGTTTACTTGCTGCAGCAGTTCAGGCCTGCCATGATATG GTTCCTCCTGATGCAATTCAACCACTTTTCAAACAACTAGTGAATCAATTTGTACATGATCGCTCACGTCCAGAG GCCATAGCTGTTGGACTGAATGTAACGAGGGAACTATGTTTACGAATTCCTTTG TTGATGACCGAAGATTTGCTGCAAGATCTTGCATTATATAAGAAATCACATGAGAAAGCAGTTTCAATAGCAGCCCGTTCACTTATTGGTTTATTCAGagag ATTTGCCCCTCACTGCTGATTAAGAAGGATCGTGGGCGCCCTACTAACCCAAAGGCAAGACCAAAAGCGTATGGAGAAGTCAACGTACTCAGCAATGTTCCTGGTGTTGAACTGCTAGAAGAGGATGATGGCAATGAGGATGGTGATGATGCTGATGAAGCTTCATTAAGCGGCACTGATGATGATCTTGATCACGATGAGATGGTTGCTTCCAGTGATGATGAAGACAACCAGATAGCTAACAGTGACAGTGGAAGTGAAGAGGATTCCGTAGTAGCTGAAGATGTAGATAGTGATGGTAGTATAGATGACAACGACAGTGATGTCAGTggtgatgaggatgatgaagagGATGAGGATGACGAAGATGAAGAGGATGAGGAGAATGAATCCAACAACAATGATGCCAAAGATAGTGGAACTGGAGTAAAAGAtaacaaagcaaaaaagaGGAAGGTTGCAGATTTTGATAAACAACTTACTGATGCTGACGCAAGTCTTCGTGCTTTAAAAAGATTGGCCAAAGAGAACATGGAGCCCATTTCATTGGACTCAACAGATGGTTTTCTTTCTAATGAGGACTTCCAGAGGATTAAGGAATTaaag GCAAAGAAGGATGCCAGATTTGCTTTGACTCAGCATGGATTGTTGAAAAAGGGTGCAGATTCCAAATCGCCAGCATTCAAGATTCCCAATTCAGATGAACTGAGCATTAAGCGAGTAGATCCTGCAAAGCTTGAA GTCCACGTGAAGAAAAGGATGAGCAAGGAGGAGAGATTGGCATTAGTGAGAGCAGGGAGGGAGGACAGAGGGAAGTACCAGGCTCGAGCTGCTATAAAGCAGAAGAAG ACGGGTGGTATGAGCAATCGGCAGAAGGAACACAAGAAACCCATGCCTCTTGCTGCAAAGAGGGCAAAGGTAGCTAAATCTCGtatagataaaaagaaaaagcagcaGCGAGCTGGCAAACAATTCCGAGGGAAGAAAGCATGGAAATGA
- the LOC18793009 gene encoding D-cysteine desulfhydrase 2, mitochondrial, which produces MKVEGFPSKSTISAIKRGFQSQCVSNVKLDGEDFVSKLLDRRWTLPHPDAKIHQVMLSTSKVSQPGRALSDVSFFNKINPSFSHGLMDKDDGEPSFFIVRDDLLHPLINGNKARKLDGLIPLVEDHSGTHVVTCGGCQSAHAAAVAVSCSERGIKSHLLLRGEQPEILTGYNLMSTIYGNVTYVPRSLYANREKMLKSHADYLAGSSGNVIWFDDIMEASLSENDGAMSFLQKDAYRSDHPRKIVIVNEGAGDVVALLGLIRLVQYISQNHILGKERPLKLVVDAGTGTTAVGLGLGAKCLGLPWEVTAVMLADTIDGYRRQEKRLISGFKRHFGLQIDHCFDEIDRGLVHWVERCHPRKFGNVLEGEVEACQHIAQQTGILVDPVYTLAAWEMSTVLREQEAEGGATVVMLHTGGTLGMFGLAQRYKSYFSNLKTGLFN; this is translated from the exons ATGAAAGTTGAAGGCTTTCCCAGTAAAAGCACCATTTCAGCAATCAAACGCGGCTTTCAGAGTCAg TGTGTTTCCAATGTCAAATTGGATGGTGAAGATTTTGTGTCAAAATTGCTTGATAGAAGATGGACATTGCCCCACCCAGATGCCAAAATTCACCAAGTAATGCTCTCCACTAGCAAAGTATCACAACCAGGCAGAGCCTTATCTGATGTTTCCTTCTTCAACAAAATTAACCCATCTTTTAGTCATGGTTTGATGGACAAGGACGATGGAGAACCTTCTTTCTTTATTGTGAGGGATGACCTGTTGCACCCGTTGATAAATGGTAATAAAGCTAGAAAATTGGATGGATTGATTCCCCTTGTCGAAGATCACTCAGGGACCCATGTG gtcaCGTGTGGAGGTTGTCAAAGTGCACATGCGGCAGCTGTTG CTGTTTCATGTTCAGAGAGAGGAATAAAATCACATTTACTTCTACGAGGAGAGCAGCCTGAAATACTAACGGGCTATAACTTGATGTCAACAATATATGGAAATGTCACATATGTTCCAAGATCTCTTTATGCCAATAGGGAAAAGATGTTAAAGAGCCATGCTGATTATTTGGCAGGCAGCAGTGGTAATGTCATATGGTTTGATGATATTATGGAGGCTTCTTTGAGTGAAAATGATGGTGCTATGAGCTTTTTGCAAAAGGATGCTTATAGAAGTGACCATCCTCGGAAAATCGTAATTGTTAACGAAGGTGCAGGAGATGTTGTAGCATTACTAG GCCTAATTCGCCTAGTGCAGTACATATCCCAGAATCACATACTTGGGAAAGAAAGGCCCTTGAAGCTTGTTGTAGATGCTGGAACTGGGACAACAGCTGTTGGTTTAGGACTTGGAGCCAAGTGTTTGGG GCTCCCATGGGAGGTAACTGCAGTGATGCTGGCTGATACAATTGATGGGTATAGACGTCAAGAGAAGCGTTTGATTTCCGGTTTCAAGAGGCATTTTGGTCTTCAAATTGACCACTGCTTTGATGAAATAGATAGAGGACTTGTGCACTGGGTAGAACGTTGCCATCCAAGAAA GTTTGGCAATGTTTTAGAAGGGGAGGTAGAGGCATGTCAACACATTGCACAACAAACTGGTATATTAGTGGATCCAGTGTATACACTTGCTGCGTGGGAGATGTCAACGGTCCTTCGTGAACAGGAAGCAGAAGGAGGTGCAACAGTGGTGATGCTTCACACTGGAGGCACTCTAGGCATGTTTGGATTAGCACAGAGATACAAATCTTACTTCTCTAACCTCAAAACTGGGCTTTTCAACTAA